The genomic DNA GGAATGGAAGTAGGGACTAGGAGCTTAAAGAGAGACACTCAGAGACAGACAGGATGAGGTGCTATCATAAACTGGAATATCAGGTAGTTCGCTGAGTGAGATGCCCATAGAATAatagctgcacacacacacacacacacacacacacacacacacagatgatatCATAAGGGAGGCAGAATCTGTAACTGATATTTAAGACAAGCATTGAAATTCTATATAGGACTGTTTCAATAAGCTCTAATGTCAttgctcattttaattttttacttggGACATTtagttatcaagaaaaaaaaaaaaaacaaaaaggaatgatatacctAGCCTAACCATTGTGTAGATATAGCCAATCATAATATTCTTACCCCTATTTTTCCCTAGTCTAGGCTTTCTGCACCAGCGACAGAATAGATACAAGGAATTTGTGAGTAGCAGATCTTTCCAGTTGTTTTATAAAGATAAATGAGGGATTGCTGGTTATTTTCTTCCCATCCTTCAATCTACTCTAGATGGTTACAGATAAAATTACTTGTtacaccaaaggaaaaaaattaattgcttTTTCTGCTATAATACTTAGATTGTTATATTATAGTTGATTGAGAATAAAACACAAAGAATCAGGAAGACTAGTGACAACTTCTTTTCAATTTGATAAGCAAAGATATTAAAAGTGAATTCCTTTTCTGTGATAACCATCCTGGAATCTCTCTGCAATAAAGTCGCTCGATCTACTGACTGTCTTTCAACAGTGCTTTACATATGCTTTTTATTACATTAGTATTCTATTGGTTGatcacatttctttcttcttctaaaaTTCTGGCTCTCTGGAGATAAAACATATGTgttcatctttatattttctccAGAGACAAAGCATGGTGATAAAAGTTCAGATAAACTAGTTTTCATTAGGTGTATTAACAGGTGAATAGATAGATAATAGAGAGATAGGTAAATACTAGATGAGAGAAACACAAATTGAGACTGGAAGTTTTGAGGGCAAATTGTTTCCGTAGATATGGGGAGCATAAGGAGAGTAATTAATCCTCTTATTGATTGGGAGAAGAAGGAGGGTAagttaagagaaaaggaaaagaattaaagtCTTTTATATGTGTCATCATTTGTTAGCcaatttatatgtaaaatttatatgtaattttatataatacCAGGAAAAATTGATACAGATGTTTATTCTTCtattttagagaaaggaaatgaaactggCAAGGCAAAATTGTACATACACATTCAAAATTCAGAGCCAAATTTACTAACTTCAAAATCCATTAAACCATTTTTTATTAAACCATAGACCATTCGAGAAATCAGGCTTATGAGAGAAGTTAAACACTGTGATATTCTTccttgaaaatgaaagaacagTTTCTATTATATACTAGTATGTGACTTAGAGAAAGTATAGAGATGAGAAATAAGTAAAACACAGAACAATGTCCTTATGgcttatttaaagaatatttgtgGAGTCAATCAGTATAAAAATATGAACGGATGTCCATATATATTAGTTTTGTGTATACCTCCATGTGCTGGTGGATGTAGAGAGGAGTTTTAGAATGGGAACGTAATCGAAAGATGACCAAAAATTAGATATCAACTATCTTCTCTTATTTGAAATGTATCTCAAAAAGGACAAAAAGATAATATGGGATGATATGAGGGGTTAGGAGGAAAggaaattcatttcagttcattatGCTACTGGAAAAATTGTTTCCAATGGGATAGGGATAtgtaggcaggagaaggagaaggcttTCTCTCCAGCTCACATAAGCCCATGCACTCTGGAACAAGTTATAGGACAAAGCTCAGTGCCTAGTTTTATCAAGATTTTCTCCCTACTACCTACTAACGAGAAGAGTAGGCTAGTGCTTTATAGCACCAGTTGTCCACCTGACAGGTCAGGCAGAAGGTAACATTTATCAGTTCACATACAGAAAGCTAGATTGAATGACTTGGATAAGATCCACCCAACTAAATAATGTAGTGATCCAAAGGACAGCATCACTGCTTACTGGCATCAGTAAAGTATAGACCAATCTCCACCTTCTTCTATTCATTTCTCAACACTGAAATCTATTCTTTCCACAATCTGGAACCCTGTCACAACAGATCCAGGCCATATTAATCTGAAACTTCGCCTCCACTTTACGGCTGGATCTTAACATTTGACTCAATAATGAGGTATGGTTGATATAGATCAGTAAGTTACATATGCAAGCACCATCTCCTTTTTCTGCCTCGAGTGTGAGTTTCTTAAAGGTTTGGAAATGCCTGATTTTCTTCTCTTAGTACTAGCTACGTAAAGGAGGATATGGAATAACACAAATCTTTAATTATTGTTGACTGATTTCTAAATGATCTTGACCACAGGCAGAGAGTTATGAGTTCTatccctttttctcttccttcctcccattcCCTCATGTCCTCATTTTTCTGTCTCAATTTCTTCAAGGCTCCATCACACTCCTCTGTTTCTACATCCTACCTTATTTTATAGTTTCCATCACTTCACTgatctcctctttccctctttctcctaGCATTTCTCACTTTAATCCCTTCCCTTCTGTCCCAACCCACTAATGTATTATTCTTACCTGCTCAAATCATCAGGAAATAGCACCAACTTCTCTTCAGTCCCACCACAGAGCAGGAACTAAGCCAGCTCCCAAGAGTGGGGGCTTTATAGGAAGATTAGTAGAGTCACCAGGCAACAGAGGGCTGGTGAACGAACTGGTTGGATCAAGAGTTATGGCGCCCATAAGACTATGTTCCCCTCCAACAGCTCAGACACATCTCCCTGACATGCTTCCAACCCTGCTCCCAGGCCCAGGCAAATTCCATATATCAGGGGCTGTAAGCAAATCCCTGGCCCTGGGGGCTGACAGTAATGGGTGTCTTCAAAATCTGCCTGCCTGGGTCAGAAAACTGCAACCATTCCTCTTCACCCTGCCTTAGGCTACAGATTCTTAGCCCGGGATGCTCCCTGATGTCAGAGCAGGCTCGGGAGAGTACAGAGTCATCTCTATGTTCTCAGCTCCTATACGTACTCTTTCTAACAAATCTTGTTGCCCTCCTTGTCATTCCTGTGTTCCTCCTCTTTCTCAGGATCCCTTTCAAAGAAGCCATCTTGTTATCTGAATCACATCTACAGCCCACCTACCATTCTAAGCATAATTAAACTAGCATTTGATGAGCTCATAACACTTGCCAAAAATAATGCTAACACTTGAAACACattgttgtatttatttattatcttgcTTATGGGTTAAGTATTATTCCCTGTTATTCTGCAGTTGATGAAATTGAAACTCAAAGAGGTTTTGAATAACTGTAAAAGTTAGCTAGTTACAGGACTGGTATTCACCCATGTCTATCTTACTCTAAAGCTGTTAATCTTAAACAATATGCTATACTGTCTTCTCTGGTCAACCGCTTCCACTGATATTTCAGAAAATGCGATTGTAATACATGGTTCTCGATCTATCCATTCAATAGATTGCTTGATTCTCAACTATGCGCTTATAGCTCATTATAGCCTCATTTTGACAAGAATCTTTCTCTCCATAGTAGGCAGTAAACTAATAATTCTTACCATATCTaacgggctccccaggtggtgctagtggtaaagaacccacctgacaatgtagGATActtaaaagacatgggtttgatccgtgggtcaggaagatgccctgtaggagggcttggcaacccacttcttgcctggacaattccatggacggtggagcctggtaggctacagtccatagggtccctaagagtcaggaacaactgaagtgacttagcatgtgtgcacCATATCTAATAATTCTTGACTTTTTATCCTTCTTGAAACATTTTTCCAACGATGACACACTGGGCAACGATGGAGATACCTACCCTAATGTATATCTAGAGAGATTAAGTTACAGCATAAACTTTTTATACAGCAAGCAATGTTTAGATTTATATGTAAATACCATCCTTTTCCACTGGCTCTTCTCAGCAAAAATGAGTGATTCTGGAAATTTCAAATGAGACTTACTAAAATTAAATGAGACAGAGAAGTTAGGCAGCATGAAACCAATCTTGAGAAAATAGAgttttcactcattcattaattcacaAAGGACATATCTTATGAACTATATTAGGTACATACTTGAGATAGACAGATGTAGTATAAAAAGGGTCTCTCATGGTATGGTTCTTATGAAGTATGTAGAATAGCAGGAACACATGCTATTAGGTAATTAGAACATAGATACTGTGAGAAATTCTAACATAATAAAGGGCATGTCAGAAAAGTCTTCTGGACAGAAATAAAGTTGAAATTTATATCAAAAATTTATACAGAGTTCCCTATTATTCTAGCTCACTGAATTCATCATACTTTTtacttgctattttatttttaatatatttctctcCTGCTTCCAACCCATTATATATGCCTACactatttttatgaaatatatttacataacATATAAATAAACACTAAAGACAAAAGACATATCCTGTATTCATATCATATATTCAATATATGTCAGCATGTTTACAATGGAGCAAACACAATCTgagaatttttcttaaataagttGTTAAAGATTggcatgcaatggaatactagtcagtaataaaaagaaataaactacaaaGACCCACAACAACATGATTGAATCTCAAATGCATTACACTATGAAGCCAGACATGGAAGATTATGTGCTGAAGGGCCCATGGCATTCTGGAAAAACAAGAATTATATGCATGGAAACAAATTAGAGCTTGTCAGGGTTGGGCATAGGTACAGGGGTTGACTAAAGGGGCAGCATGAGGTAATTTGAGAGAGTGatataatttttctgtatctaggTATCAGTGGTGGTTGCATGACTATGCATCTGTGAAAACTTAATAGAACTATATACCTAAACCAgtaaattttattgtatataaatattgaaaagttACTATACACCATTTTGAGAAAGAAACATTCATATTTGTATCAAGTTAAATTTTTGCTTCCATCAAAACTACTATGCAATGGCATATAAAACCTATTAGGTGCTTCTCACCACATGTGACTATTTAAATCTTCATTTCAATTTATTAGaattgaatataatttaaaaattcagctccTTGGTTGCACTAGCTAAGTATCAGGTGCCCAATAGCCATGTGTGGCTAGTGGTTACTATATTAACAACAGAGACTTTTAACATCACTGCAGGAATTCCTATTGGACAGTGCTGTACTTGATAATCTTCTCTGATTCGATTGTGTTTGCACAAAAGTCCTAGGAGCCCACCCTACCCCCGTGGAACACTTGGACAATCCACTGATGGGTCTGCTTGGTCCTAACACTGTATACAATCGGACTGAGCAGAGGAGGCAGTGGCAGGTAGGTACTGGCAATGACTGTGTGTACTACGGGTGACAAATGCTTCCCAAAGCAGTGAATCACAGTCATGCCAAATAGAGGTACATAGAAGAGTCGCACGGCACAGATATGAGAGAGGCAGGTATTGAGAGCCTTGAGTGTCTCTTCCCAGGAAGCAATGCCCAATACTACCTGGAAGATTAGAAAGGAAGAGGCCAAGAGGAGCAAGGCATCTACCACAATGACGAAGATCACCTCCAGGAGGCCGTAGATGCTGTTGACACGGGTGTCAGCACAGGCAAGCCTCATGGCATCCTGATGGAGGCAGTATGCATGGGAGAGGGTGTTGGAGTGGCAGAAAGGTAACCTTTTGATGAGGAGAGGCGCAGGGAGCACAATCCCCACACTCCACAGCAGGACTGCTGCTCCAATCCTGCCAATGACTCCATGAGTGAGAACGGTAGCGTAACGCAGAGGAAAGTGAATAGCCATAAAGCGGTCAAAGACCATGGCCACCAGAACACCTGATTCCACTCCCCCAAAGGTGTGGATGAAGACAATTTCAGTGACGCAGACATCAAGGGTTACTGAGCACCAGCTGAGCCAGTGAGCACTGATCGTGGTGGGCACGGAAGACAATGGAAGGCTGAGGTCAGTGGCAACTAGCATTGCCAGAAAATAATACATGGGCTCATGGAGATGTTGTTCAACTTTGATGACAGCTAGGATGGTGACAATACCCAGGACTGTGAAACTGTAAAGAAGACAGAGGGACAGGGCCAACCAGAAGTCCTGCTCTGGCATTCCTGGAATCCCAGTAAGGGTGAAGGTCTGATGGTTATTAATAGTTTGGTTGAATGATAGCATTGTGGATCAAAGGTTTGActaggcaaaaagagaagaactCATTAAGCCAATCAACTTCAATTAGAATCACCGACAATAAGTTTTGAGATGGCAACCATGAGAGGCagtgataaatattttatgttcgCAGTCTGATACAGAAACTGATATCCCCACTTTCGTGAAGCAGTTCTATTACTGACCACCATATGCTAAAATATCTAGgagaacaacaaaaaactttAATCAACACCTAAGCTAATTGGAATACAATTCACCTAGAAATATGGAGTAGTTGCTTGCCTCCTTCCTCAGGAAAAAATGATGCTGTACatttatctgggtcataaaaacTGATGCAAATAACCAGAAAAGAAATATTATCAGGCACAAACAAGACATAAGGAGTATTCATGAACACAAATATGAAGACCTGTATGTATCTTAATTATGATCTTAAATTGTTGTGATTTAGACAAAATCCTCATTGAGACTCAAGTTTTCCACTTGCATGACATGGGACAGATTAAGAAAGATAATCTTCAAGGACTAAACTTCTGACTATCTGCATTCCTAGTAGTGTATGGGTACTAAAAGGACCTGAGATTACAGCAGGTGATGAAGGAAGGAATTATTTGGCTTTCCTCAGAATTTTATAAGGACCCACTATGATAGACAGAATAACCGTCTCTAAGGATATTCACCTCCTAATTCTGGAAACCTGTGAACATAGTGGCTTGCATGGCAAAAGAAACTTTGAAGATGTCATTAAAGTTAACGGCTTCAGATGGAAGTTTATCCTGGATTACCCAGATAGGTCAAATTTGATCATATGAGTCCTCAAAAGTGAAGAAAATTCCCCAGCTGCAGAAAACCAGAGAGACAACTTGAGAAAGACCCAGCAGTACTTGTGAAGATGAAGGAGGGGGACCAAGAGCCAAGGAATGTGAGTAGCCCCTAGATGCTGGAATAGGCAAGGGAGTGGAATTTTCCCTGGAGTCCTCTGAAAGGAATGCAGACTtggtgacaccttgattttagcccagtagGAACCGTGTTGTTCTTCTGACAtgcagaactgtaagataataaatatatgtatgctgAGTCACTATATTCACGGTAATTTGTTGTGGGAGAAGAAGAAAACTAATATCCAGAGGAGCCAGAAGAGAGTTGCTTTAACcccttttcagaaatatttgccATCTTCCCATTCAGTCTCATTTACTCAGACTCTGTCCCTTTTTCTTCATGGAAGTTAGACTTCTCTGTCCTAAGGTATACCCGGAAAAGAATTCTGAGATCCATTTCTGTGTTACACCTAAGAGAACAGAATGCCAGATAGAACTTGCAATGAGTTTTACAACTAACAACTGATCCAGTCAGGTGAAACCCATCTCTGGAGAATCTCCCAAAAGATAGATTCAAACGTTACCCAGATTGATGAAGTCATTGGCCTTGGTGTTGAGAACACATTTGGACTTAGTTTCCCTGTTCTTGCATTAAGATCTCTCATTCTATGCATTCCCACTACTGTGCAGCTTCTTTAGTAATCTCCTTGAGTTTCCAGCAGATCTATTTCCTATTGTAATTCTGAgtaagacctgctgctgctgctgctaagtcgcttcagttgtgtcctactctgtgcgaccacatagacggcagcccaccaggctcccccgtccctgggatcctctaggcaagaatactagagtaggttgccatttccttccccaatgcatgaaagtgaaaagtgaaagagaagtcgctcagtcgtgtccgactcttagcgaccccacggactgcagcccaccaggctcctccatccatgggattttccaggcaagagtactggagtgggatgccattgctttctccggagTAAGACCTAGATGAACTCAAAAATCATTCTACATGTTAGTGCCTAACAGTTGCAGTAACAAAGATCAGTATTAAAATCTTGATGTCATACAATTAAATATCTTCTATTTCAACTAATTGTTATTTTTAGGAAGATGTATCCAAATGTACAGCTGAGATATCACTTTTAGGGGGTCAGTCTAGCCACAAATGATAAGAATTCAGGATTGAAGGAAAAAACAGTGCTATAATGGCTCTTAACCGTGTGTTATGATCCTTACTGAGCATCTCATAATgagtttctaaaataaaagtgctcatatatacacatacatgaatAAGCAAaattctgcatagaaattaagtTAATTCATATATTATTGAAGCCCATCTCAGAGTCCATATTaaagaaaatggaacaaaagcCTGAGTCACAGAAAGAGCAAAGTCACTAGACAAAATCTAGGGTTAGACACAAAGGGCAGAAAACTCTGGATGCTTGGGAATAAATGCAGACAGGAAAAAGTTGCTCCAAGTTTCTTGAGAGTTGATAGCTTAGTGCTGCACTGTCCACTCTGGTAGCCACTAGAGACCTGTGCCCATTTATCTTTATATTAATTAAGCTAATTACATCATCAATACCTTAGTTGCCCTTGCTGTGTTTCAAGTATTCAGTAGCTACATGTCGCCAGTGACTGCTGTATTTGAAAAGTACACATGTAGAATATTTTCAACATTCCAAAAAATTCTATTAAGATTTGAAAAATTAATGATGCAGACTGCAGATTTAGAGAATACCAACATTCTAGCTGACCTCTTGCCAAATCTTAGCTCCAAGTGGATTTAAGAGTCTTTCATACTGCATAACCTCTGCCTCTCTTTACCtatctctctttgtcttttttttttttttttttttggaaattaaataggaAAGTACCACTAAAACTGAAGATTCTGGAGAGAAACCACCTGGGTTTGAATCATAGTTCTATTTCCTTAGACAAATTACTTTAGAATCTCTGTGATTTATtcctcaccttttaaaaataagtgggaTGGTTAAGAGTATTCACTGGGGATATTGGGCATTTTGTGAAGCACCAGACAAATTAACACTCAAAATTCAGCTATAATTAATGagcatctttttttctctgaacTTTGTCATATTTGCCTAACTGtgaaaattaatctcaaaaatatcaaTAGGCTGTGGAATTTATTTACACACTGATAGATATATCTACCTACCCATATATTACTGATGCATTTTAATCAAATTCTATATTATCTAAATCTTTGTATCCATCAGTGAATTTATTCCATCACTCAGTATCACTGGCTCGCATGCAGTGACTCTTGCAGTGCTCAAGATCATGAACTCTACTGATCTGTGCTCAGTGACTCTTCACTTAATCATGAATGCTTATTGTGAAGAATTTATTGGAAACAGATCCTAGATAAAATAGAGATGAAAAGATAATACACTAGTAGAAATCATAGGTAGTGAAAATCAGTAAGAGGAAGAGAGGAATAAAGAACATTGATTCTGAGGGACTAGGAGTACAAAACAAACTCTGCACTGACCATCTGAGGAGATTCATCACAGAGATTAACACAGCCCACCCAAAATTCAAAGTGAGGTTTGCACATAAGCCTATTGATTCCTGAAGATCTGATGAACCCAGGAAAAGCTTTCATGTTTAGCTAATTTACTGATAAGTGACTTTGTTGAATGCCTACTAAGTTCTAGACAAGTCATAATAATCAGAGGCTCAaaatgaggcttttttttttctttttttttgccttccaaGACCCTTTGCAAAGAACACATGAGAAACAAGATCAGAAAGAGGAGTAGAATGTGTTTTTGAGGCtgaataaaaataagctttacAGATGGGTCAATGTGTTCACCTTCTTCACCTATGTATCCTCAACTGGACTCAAATGAACTCTGCCCTCCATCAGTACTAGTGACAGACAATGAAGATCAAACATAAACTTTCCTCACAGCAAAAGGACAGAAACTTTATGGCTTAAGAAGAGTATGTGGGGAGGTGGAGGAGAAGTAGGAAATGAGACTTTTCCCTTTTCTACTCACAACATTGAAGAACACTGAAGTACTATTCAATGTTCTTTACTACCCAAGGCAGTCAGGGAGAACTATTCCCTGAAAGACTGACTGAGAAATCTATACTCTTAAAGTGTCTGAGCTGCAGGCTGAAACAGAGTTCTGGTCCCTTGGATTTGTCTTCTGAGGAACCATAGACCAGTCGTTCACTTTGAGAAGAAATGTATTTGCTATTGGCCTTGAGCTGGAACTTAGGAGGGAAGGGCAAAATTTGGGGGGATCTTGTTATTTCTCTAATTGGCCTTTGGTAAAATGACACACTCTCCACCTAATTCTCTCATTTATAGTTAGAAGTGTTATTTCTCtactaataatatatatatatatatcagttcagttcagttgcttagtcgtgtctgactctttgcaaccccatgaactgcagcatgccaggcctcactgtccatcaccaactcccagagttcactcagactcacgtccatcgagtcggtgatgccatccagccatctatctcatcctctgttgtccccttctcctcctgcccccaatccctcccagaatcagggtcttttccaatgagtcaacactttgcacgaggtggccaaagtattggagtttcagctttagcatcagtccttccaatgaacacccaggactgatctcctttaggaaggactggttgggtctccttgcaggccaagggactctcaagagtcttctccaacaccacagttcaaaagcatcaattcttcagtgctcagctttcttcacggtccaactctcacatccgtacatgaccactggaaaaaccatagccttgaccagacggacccttgttgacaaagtaatatctctgcttttcaatatgctatctaggttggtcataaccttccttccaaggagtaagcaccttttaatttcatggctgcaatcaccatctgcagtgattttggagccacaaaaaataaagtctgacactgtttccactgtctccccatctgctTCCCATGAAGTAatcagaccagatgccatgatcttcgttttatgaatgttgagctttaagccaattttttcactctcctctttcactttgaatctgccttccaatgcaaggtataaaggtttaatccctggtcagggaattaagatcccacatgccactgggcaactactgagcccatgtgccacaactagagagaagtccacatgccccaactaagacccaacagcaaaaaaaaaaaaaaaaaaccttaaaaaagaagaaaaaaaaatagaaggaagtGAAATAGACAATTCTTGCTGAGACTCTGGTGACTCTAGGCTTTCTATATAAATGGAAATCACAAGCAATAGATTCATATTGTCATAGACAGACAATGGAAGGGATAATGggcagacattttaaaataaataatttaataataaaagcatCTAAAATTTGCTAAGTGCTTATTTATGTTCCAAGTTTTCACATGTTCTCCATTCAAATGATCATGAAACTTTAATGGAAAATTACTGTTTATTATTGCCACTGTATTCATGAGTGAAAAATAGGGTCAGGCAAGTTAATTAACTTGACCCAAATCCCAAAAGTAAAAGCTACATTGGGGTGCTCT from Budorcas taxicolor isolate Tak-1 chromosome 15, Takin1.1, whole genome shotgun sequence includes the following:
- the LOC128059898 gene encoding olfactory receptor 51H1-like, encoding MLSFNQTINNHQTFTLTGIPGMPEQDFWLALSLCLLYSFTVLGIVTILAVIKVEQHLHEPMYYFLAMLVATDLSLPLSSVPTTISAHWLSWCSVTLDVCVTEIVFIHTFGGVESGVLVAMVFDRFMAIHFPLRYATVLTHGVIGRIGAAVLLWSVGIVLPAPLLIKRLPFCHSNTLSHAYCLHQDAMRLACADTRVNSIYGLLEVIFVIVVDALLLLASSFLIFQVVLGIASWEETLKALNTCLSHICAVRLFYVPLFGMTVIHCFGKHLSPVVHTVIASTYLPLPPLLSPIVYSVRTKQTHQWIVQVFHGGRVGS